The following proteins come from a genomic window of Paenibacillus swuensis:
- a CDS encoding alpha-mannosidase, whose translation MSEASVNPMPYESLTVERFHSLKDRIEQSIYQPIESLSVQAWVTKEPVPYEERTSGKAITLNPGDPWGELWDCAWFHFQGIVPAAAAGQSVVLLIDVNGELCVVDADGSPYQGLTNINSEYDYALGLPGKRVVYVAEQAKGGERIDLWGDAGCNDLFGRYRSGKLKEALIAVCLEENKQLYYDLEVLMELADQLSNESSRKKQILQALFEVSHVLMDITPESVGAARHRLSVELKKRGGDPTIRVSAIGHAHMDLAWLWPIRETIRKGARTFATALRMMEKYPDYVFGASQPQLYEWIKQHYPALFESVKQRIKEGRWEVQGAMWVEPDSNVAGGEALVRQILYGKRYFKQEFGIDVRMLWVPDIFGYSASLPQLLKKSGVDYMVTQKLSWNMYNDYPHHTFFWEGLDGSKVLTHLPPEDTYNSPSAPRSLVKIEKEYHDSGVSDRALMLFGIGDGGGGPGEEHLERLKREKNLLGLPPVEQEPSIDFLDKLQEGASHYKTWKGELYLEKHQGTLTTQARNKKFNRRLEKSLREWEFAASFASRACAVPYPKQELEEIWKEVLLYQFHDILPGSSIGRVYDESLARYEEITKTVEKGIEVAYGEIANNLNLSDYRDPVVYFNSLPWERAEWVQLKKGWMKAVVPSMGYCAVEPEEVVGVTEFVQLKASSEGIENEEIRVVLNEAGVIVSLFDKREGRELLQGGRTGNNLVLFDDRGGDAWDFPGDYRERASIELQPASTQAYIDGPYAVVEQHYVFGNSELTQRVKLSSESRQIVFETRVDWQESDKMLRSSFPLAIATDLVTSEIQFGSIKRPTHRNTSWDTARDEICAHHWIDVSESRYGVTMLNDSKYGHRVENGVLDINLLRSPAYPDPLADRAVHEFVYSILPHAGSCAEALVYKDGYELNTPLRSVKPASKSGTMAASDSLYKVDHPHIMIEAVKQAEDDHSLIIRLYETSGGQANVNLQVAHPYLSIEETNLMEETIASLESDNGAVRLRFSAFEIKTIRIVM comes from the coding sequence TTGAGTGAAGCGAGCGTGAATCCTATGCCCTATGAGTCATTAACCGTCGAAAGATTCCATTCCTTAAAGGATCGTATTGAACAATCCATCTATCAGCCCATCGAATCGTTATCCGTGCAAGCTTGGGTGACGAAGGAGCCTGTGCCCTACGAGGAGAGAACATCAGGCAAAGCTATTACACTTAACCCGGGCGATCCGTGGGGAGAGTTGTGGGACTGCGCTTGGTTCCATTTCCAAGGAATCGTTCCCGCCGCCGCTGCCGGTCAGTCCGTCGTGCTGCTTATCGATGTGAATGGGGAGCTCTGCGTGGTTGATGCCGACGGTTCTCCCTATCAAGGGCTTACGAATATTAATTCTGAATACGACTACGCCCTCGGATTGCCGGGCAAACGAGTTGTATATGTTGCCGAGCAAGCGAAGGGCGGGGAACGTATCGACTTATGGGGCGATGCCGGATGTAACGATCTGTTCGGGCGTTATCGGAGCGGTAAGCTGAAGGAAGCTTTGATCGCGGTTTGCCTCGAAGAGAATAAGCAATTGTACTATGATTTGGAAGTTTTGATGGAATTAGCAGATCAATTATCCAATGAGTCATCGCGTAAGAAACAGATTTTGCAGGCATTATTCGAAGTTTCTCATGTTCTTATGGATATAACGCCGGAATCGGTCGGTGCGGCAAGACATCGTCTCTCGGTTGAGTTGAAGAAGCGGGGCGGGGATCCGACAATCCGCGTCAGCGCCATAGGACATGCCCATATGGATTTAGCCTGGTTATGGCCGATTCGCGAGACCATTCGTAAGGGAGCCAGAACGTTCGCGACGGCTTTGCGCATGATGGAGAAATATCCGGATTACGTCTTCGGGGCTAGCCAACCGCAGCTATACGAATGGATCAAGCAGCATTACCCTGCCCTCTTCGAATCCGTTAAACAACGAATTAAAGAAGGGCGTTGGGAAGTTCAAGGCGCCATGTGGGTAGAACCGGATTCCAACGTGGCAGGAGGCGAGGCGTTAGTCAGGCAAATTTTGTACGGGAAACGATACTTTAAACAGGAATTTGGTATTGACGTGCGCATGTTGTGGGTACCTGATATATTCGGTTATTCCGCGAGTCTCCCTCAGCTTCTCAAAAAATCGGGTGTCGACTATATGGTCACGCAGAAGCTCTCTTGGAATATGTACAACGATTATCCGCATCATACGTTCTTCTGGGAAGGTCTCGACGGAAGCAAGGTGCTGACGCATTTACCGCCTGAAGATACTTACAATTCACCGTCCGCCCCTCGTTCCCTGGTGAAGATCGAGAAGGAATATCACGATAGCGGGGTTTCCGACCGCGCCCTCATGTTGTTCGGAATCGGTGACGGAGGCGGCGGACCGGGTGAAGAGCATCTGGAGCGACTGAAACGGGAGAAGAATCTGCTTGGCCTTCCGCCTGTTGAGCAAGAGCCGTCCATCGATTTTCTGGATAAATTGCAAGAAGGGGCGTCCCATTACAAAACGTGGAAGGGCGAACTCTACCTGGAAAAGCATCAGGGAACGTTGACTACGCAGGCTCGGAACAAGAAGTTTAACCGCAGGCTGGAGAAATCACTTCGTGAATGGGAGTTTGCCGCCTCGTTCGCTTCACGGGCATGCGCTGTCCCTTACCCGAAGCAGGAGCTCGAGGAGATTTGGAAGGAAGTGCTGTTGTATCAGTTCCATGATATTTTGCCGGGATCATCGATCGGACGGGTTTATGATGAATCGCTGGCTCGATATGAGGAGATTACGAAAACAGTAGAGAAGGGCATTGAGGTCGCTTACGGGGAGATCGCCAATAACCTTAATTTATCTGACTACCGGGACCCTGTCGTTTACTTCAATTCTCTGCCTTGGGAACGCGCGGAGTGGGTCCAGCTTAAGAAAGGTTGGATGAAAGCCGTCGTACCTTCTATGGGTTATTGCGCCGTGGAACCCGAAGAGGTTGTTGGTGTAACTGAATTCGTTCAACTGAAAGCATCAAGCGAAGGGATCGAGAATGAAGAAATTCGCGTAGTGCTGAATGAAGCGGGCGTAATCGTTTCCCTGTTCGACAAGAGGGAAGGAAGAGAGCTGCTGCAAGGAGGCAGGACTGGAAACAACCTGGTCTTGTTCGATGACCGGGGCGGGGATGCGTGGGATTTCCCGGGCGACTACCGCGAGCGCGCGTCGATTGAATTGCAACCGGCATCTACTCAGGCATATATAGATGGACCTTACGCAGTGGTGGAGCAGCATTACGTGTTCGGGAATTCCGAATTGACACAACGCGTGAAGCTGTCTTCGGAAAGCAGACAAATCGTATTCGAGACACGTGTTGATTGGCAGGAATCGGACAAGATGCTTCGTTCTTCCTTTCCGCTTGCTATCGCAACGGATTTAGTAACCAGCGAGATTCAGTTCGGCTCCATTAAACGACCGACGCACCGCAATACATCTTGGGATACCGCTAGGGATGAGATCTGCGCCCACCATTGGATTGACGTGTCGGAGAGCCGCTATGGCGTTACGATGTTGAACGATTCCAAGTACGGTCATCGGGTCGAGAATGGTGTGCTTGATATCAATCTGTTAAGAAGTCCCGCGTATCCGGATCCGTTGGCGGACAGAGCTGTGCACGAATTCGTGTATTCGATCCTTCCCCATGCGGGCTCCTGCGCGGAAGCGCTAGTGTATAAAGACGGTTACGAGTTGAATACGCCACTACGTTCGGTTAAACCGGCGAGTAAATCGGGGACTATGGCGGCTTCCGATTCGCTGTACAAGGTGGACCATCCACATATTATGATCGAAGCTGTGAAACAAGCCGAGGATGATCATAGCCTCATCATTCGTTTATATGAAACGTCCGGAGGTCAGGCAAATGTGAATTTGCAGGTGGCTCACCCGTACCTTTCCATCGAAGAAACGAACTTGATGGAGGAAACGATCGCTTCCCTGGAATCGGACAATGGTGCAGTGAGGTTGCGGTTCAGCGCATTCGAGATCAAGACGATTCGAATTGTTATGTAA
- a CDS encoding thymidylate synthase family protein, with product MLAVSLICFALPASAAWQWTNDYKYYIFDNNYAAPPGTVMSSWISSETSWGGSYDFNGGSGGIGAGQLNRGLWPWTTVSTQNSQLPFRIDDPDRSAYSFWQFGLTPVNSPGWNMYWEIFAHSSSTINPETISLDLMIHPTYDNTDDFGDYYGDFYDVYGQQWYVYMSPFGGTDIPLVHFAKAEKSTELTVYFDGFWDYCVTQGWGQSSDYIGSFGTGMEARSGSGSFETTYYIHNIY from the coding sequence TTGTTAGCGGTGTCACTGATTTGCTTTGCGTTACCCGCTTCGGCGGCTTGGCAATGGACGAATGATTACAAATATTACATTTTTGATAACAACTATGCGGCGCCTCCCGGTACGGTAATGAGCAGTTGGATTTCTTCTGAAACTTCCTGGGGAGGCAGCTATGACTTTAATGGCGGTTCCGGGGGCATTGGCGCAGGGCAGTTGAACCGGGGATTATGGCCATGGACAACGGTGAGCACACAGAATTCACAGCTTCCCTTCCGAATCGATGATCCTGATCGAAGCGCCTATTCGTTCTGGCAGTTCGGCCTCACGCCCGTTAACAGTCCGGGGTGGAACATGTATTGGGAAATATTTGCCCACAGCAGCAGTACCATCAACCCGGAGACAATCTCATTGGATCTGATGATTCATCCGACGTATGACAATACCGATGACTTTGGAGATTATTACGGTGATTTTTATGATGTTTACGGTCAACAATGGTATGTCTATATGTCTCCCTTCGGAGGAACGGACATTCCCCTTGTACATTTCGCCAAAGCGGAGAAATCAACGGAGTTAACCGTATACTTTGACGGGTTTTGGGACTATTGCGTAACTCAGGGCTGGGGACAGTCCTCAGACTATATTGGAAGTTTTGGCACAGGAATGGAGGCAAGGTCGGGATCGGGAAGCTTTGAAACAACCTATTATATTCACAATATCTATTAA
- a CDS encoding C40 family peptidase: MFSCKKWTQVTLSLALILTLLPGMSLAKRTDAQPELQASGTTAYISVAVATQWTLSGMNSVRPVDAPALSNPVDMRAWTRNMTLAEKTQLSTNGMLETEALYGHKVMITQDLGEWVKVQVLEQPTPRDPIGYPGYMPKRQLTTTLSLDALAGNRQAVVTTNFGMLYDNESLQVPFLELSFNTKLPIVGENSTLYLVATPDAGNKWIKKTEVNVLTPGAPPVPVSQQDLVNTSRKFIGLPYLWAGVSAYGYDCSGYTYSIYRAHGITIPRDAGPQSQAGTAILKSNLQPGDLVFFATKNGKGTVHHVGMYIGNNQMIHSPNSASQIHIASLSESTWLREYAGARRYLP, encoded by the coding sequence ATGTTCAGTTGCAAGAAGTGGACTCAAGTTACACTCAGTCTGGCACTAATTCTAACCCTTTTGCCAGGTATGTCCTTGGCCAAACGGACAGATGCACAACCTGAGCTCCAAGCATCGGGAACGACTGCCTACATCTCGGTAGCCGTTGCCACACAATGGACCTTGTCCGGAATGAACTCAGTTCGTCCAGTCGATGCACCCGCTCTCAGTAATCCGGTAGATATGCGGGCATGGACAAGAAACATGACACTAGCAGAAAAAACACAACTCTCAACGAACGGAATGTTAGAGACGGAAGCCTTGTACGGCCATAAAGTGATGATTACACAAGACCTTGGGGAATGGGTAAAGGTTCAAGTCTTAGAACAACCGACACCAAGAGATCCTATCGGGTATCCGGGTTATATGCCTAAACGTCAACTGACTACAACCCTTAGCCTGGATGCGTTAGCGGGGAATCGGCAAGCTGTCGTTACTACAAACTTCGGCATGTTGTATGATAACGAGTCGTTACAGGTGCCTTTCTTAGAACTTAGTTTTAATACGAAGCTCCCTATTGTAGGCGAGAACAGTACGCTATATTTAGTAGCAACGCCCGATGCAGGGAATAAATGGATTAAGAAAACAGAGGTTAACGTACTTACTCCCGGCGCGCCTCCTGTACCCGTGAGTCAGCAAGATCTGGTGAACACCTCACGCAAATTTATCGGACTACCCTACTTATGGGCAGGGGTTTCCGCTTACGGCTACGATTGTTCAGGCTATACATACAGCATTTATAGGGCACACGGGATAACGATCCCACGCGATGCAGGGCCCCAATCCCAAGCGGGTACCGCTATATTGAAGAGCAATCTTCAACCGGGAGACCTAGTGTTTTTTGCCACCAAGAATGGAAAGGGCACTGTCCACCATGTAGGAATGTACATCGGAAACAATCAAATGATCCATTCACCGAACTCCGCCTCTCAAATTCATATCGCCTCGCTGAGTGAATCTACTTGGTTGAGAGAGTATGCGGGAGCCCGGCGTTACTTGCCGTAA
- a CDS encoding alpha-mannosidase produces the protein MLRIERFIRQLKENEWLSEIQLNPWTFKTCSYEAPGFYVSNQEDSRLVTEGDWLADRGTTFILEQEIHIPPSWRSGKVGLWIDGGGGEGLLYVNGIPYHGLDGNRSYIPLHAEVIAAGSALLRIEWYNPPGYPSELMSGFTDHIPKETDPPPLYLAKSRLVAPNEALQSFRYTIYVYAEAAKLLPDTDAAKLAIIRELHQVMDDHGFGEPGSWNDQNVWLDSELKLKERLASHTSAAGTMLMVGQSHIDTAWLWPLKETVRKVSRTFSTASTLLDEYPKFVYSQSQPQLYSYAKEHYPDVYDRVKRHIVSDRWEVVGGMWVEPDLNIPSGESLVRQLLHGMKFFREEFGAVPRIEWLPDTFGYCASLPQLLKLAGIEYFMTSKMGWNDTNAFPYDLFHWVGIDGTRILSFINHGLNEQTHPVEINDHWSHYKQKSCHPEQMLLYGYGDGGGGVTREMIENVERSANLPGLPSARHGTAHEFFDHAARSGTELPTWTGDLYLELHRGTYTTHARNKRWNRKAEALYREAEVWSSIHTLFGGAYPSEALAKGWKQVLLNQFHDIIPGTSIQEVYERSEQDYAEAFDIGEKAQKDAVAALAGFIEVSAAGGKAYHIFNSLSWKRESLVTITGGSELINVFAYDESGVRLKTDLRVIGTEMYELCVFVPGIPSLGYATIWLRQAEEHNKEHNKEQEQVITFDGIWETNLYSAEWNDRGELVRLYDKEAGREVLISGQPANQLQMFHDRPLVWDAWDIDPRFEKQPAELPTLKSAEVVHSGENRDILRFEWQLNRSSVTQNIIFYRDSRRIDFETSVSWNEKHKLLKVAFPVDILSSKATYEIPFGAVERTTHTNTSWDRAQFEVCGHRWADLSEDNYGVALLNDCKYGYDIKGNVLRLSLLRSSDWPDRTADQGDHQFTYSLYPHLGNRREANIVREGYELNHSLIVVEGSSYSKSGKLPFRHSFIHVEATGVILDTIKRSEDGDSTIIRLYESGGVRESIKLNLHLPLSAWQETNLLEEPMDKVHRIEETGLQVGMIPYQVRTLELKE, from the coding sequence ATGCTTAGAATTGAGCGCTTTATCCGTCAATTAAAGGAAAATGAATGGCTATCCGAAATTCAACTCAATCCATGGACGTTCAAAACTTGCAGCTACGAAGCCCCCGGGTTTTACGTCTCTAACCAAGAAGACAGTCGTCTGGTGACCGAAGGAGACTGGCTGGCAGATCGGGGCACAACTTTTATCCTGGAACAGGAAATCCACATTCCTCCGTCATGGCGAAGCGGGAAGGTTGGATTGTGGATTGATGGCGGAGGCGGAGAAGGGCTCTTATATGTGAATGGTATTCCCTATCACGGGTTGGACGGCAATCGCAGCTACATTCCGCTCCATGCCGAAGTGATTGCGGCGGGTTCTGCTTTACTGCGTATCGAATGGTATAACCCTCCGGGATATCCCTCGGAATTAATGAGTGGTTTCACGGATCATATTCCGAAAGAGACAGATCCGCCGCCTTTATACTTAGCGAAAAGCCGACTGGTGGCGCCGAACGAAGCGTTGCAAAGCTTCCGGTATACGATTTATGTATACGCGGAGGCCGCGAAACTTCTTCCCGATACAGATGCGGCTAAATTGGCCATTATTCGTGAACTGCATCAAGTCATGGATGATCACGGTTTCGGAGAGCCTGGGTCATGGAATGATCAGAATGTATGGTTAGATTCGGAGTTGAAGCTGAAAGAGCGGCTTGCATCACATACTTCAGCAGCAGGAACCATGTTAATGGTCGGCCAGTCTCACATCGATACGGCATGGCTGTGGCCGCTGAAAGAAACGGTGCGTAAAGTGAGCCGGACGTTCTCGACGGCCTCCACTTTATTGGATGAGTATCCCAAATTTGTATATTCCCAAAGCCAGCCTCAGCTCTATTCCTACGCTAAGGAGCACTATCCCGATGTGTATGACAGAGTTAAACGTCATATTGTTTCGGACAGATGGGAAGTCGTTGGCGGCATGTGGGTAGAACCGGATCTGAACATTCCTTCGGGGGAGTCATTGGTACGACAATTATTACACGGAATGAAATTTTTCCGTGAGGAGTTTGGAGCGGTTCCCCGGATCGAATGGTTGCCCGATACGTTTGGATACTGCGCTTCTTTACCTCAGCTATTGAAGCTGGCAGGCATTGAATACTTCATGACTTCCAAGATGGGATGGAACGATACGAACGCCTTTCCTTACGATTTATTCCATTGGGTCGGAATCGATGGCACTCGCATTCTATCCTTTATTAATCATGGATTAAACGAGCAGACGCATCCTGTAGAAATTAATGATCATTGGTCCCATTATAAACAGAAATCATGCCACCCTGAGCAGATGTTGCTATATGGTTACGGGGATGGCGGCGGCGGGGTTACCCGTGAAATGATCGAGAACGTAGAACGTTCGGCTAACCTTCCCGGTCTTCCATCAGCCAGACATGGTACTGCGCACGAATTTTTCGATCATGCTGCCCGCTCGGGCACAGAATTGCCGACATGGACAGGGGATCTGTATTTGGAACTCCATAGGGGAACCTATACGACACATGCCCGGAACAAACGATGGAATCGTAAAGCGGAAGCGTTGTACAGGGAGGCAGAGGTCTGGAGCAGCATCCATACTTTATTTGGGGGCGCCTACCCCTCCGAAGCGCTGGCCAAAGGCTGGAAGCAAGTGCTGCTGAACCAATTCCATGACATTATTCCAGGAACCTCTATTCAAGAGGTCTATGAACGTTCCGAACAAGACTATGCTGAGGCTTTTGACATTGGTGAAAAAGCTCAAAAAGATGCGGTTGCAGCTCTTGCAGGCTTTATAGAAGTATCGGCCGCCGGCGGGAAAGCTTATCACATATTTAATAGTTTATCTTGGAAAAGGGAAAGTCTTGTCACCATAACAGGAGGATCTGAACTCATTAACGTTTTCGCATACGATGAGAGCGGGGTTCGCCTAAAGACGGATCTTCGTGTGATTGGAACCGAGATGTACGAACTTTGTGTATTTGTTCCGGGAATACCTTCGCTTGGTTACGCAACGATTTGGTTAAGGCAAGCGGAGGAACATAACAAGGAACATAACAAGGAACAAGAGCAAGTCATCACGTTTGATGGGATTTGGGAAACGAACTTGTATTCGGCGGAATGGAATGATCGAGGAGAACTCGTTCGTCTCTATGATAAGGAAGCTGGCAGGGAAGTTCTCATTTCGGGTCAACCGGCCAATCAGTTGCAGATGTTCCACGACCGGCCCCTTGTCTGGGACGCGTGGGATATAGATCCGCGCTTTGAGAAGCAACCTGCAGAGCTGCCAACGCTCAAAAGCGCCGAAGTCGTTCATAGTGGCGAGAACCGTGATATTCTCCGCTTTGAATGGCAACTAAACCGTTCATCGGTTACACAAAACATCATTTTCTACAGAGATTCCCGTCGCATTGATTTCGAAACAAGCGTCTCCTGGAACGAGAAGCATAAATTGCTTAAGGTCGCTTTTCCGGTGGACATCCTATCCTCTAAAGCCACGTATGAGATTCCATTCGGTGCTGTTGAGAGAACGACACATACGAACACCAGCTGGGACCGGGCCCAGTTCGAAGTCTGCGGGCATCGTTGGGCGGATTTGTCTGAAGACAATTATGGAGTCGCCCTCCTGAACGATTGCAAATATGGGTACGACATCAAAGGAAACGTTCTACGCTTATCTTTGTTGCGTTCGTCGGATTGGCCGGATCGAACTGCGGATCAAGGAGATCATCAGTTCACGTACTCACTTTACCCTCACCTTGGAAACAGGCGGGAAGCGAATATTGTTCGCGAAGGCTATGAACTTAATCATTCACTGATCGTTGTAGAAGGTTCTTCCTACAGTAAATCCGGTAAACTTCCATTTCGTCATAGTTTTATCCATGTGGAGGCTACGGGGGTTATCCTGGATACAATCAAGCGTTCTGAGGACGGGGATAGCACCATTATCCGACTTTATGAATCGGGAGGCGTGCGCGAGTCCATTAAGCTTAATCTCCATTTACCATTGAGCGCGTGGCAAGAAACTAATCTATTGGAGGAACCGATGGATAAAGTTCATAGGATAGAAGAGACAGGGCTTCAAGTGGGAATGATTCCTTATCAAGTTCGGACCTTGGAACTGAAAGAATGA
- a CDS encoding glycoside hydrolase family 125 protein has protein sequence MTQKLNRKLPAAVTAALNEVSEKLTHRPELRRMFLQCYPNTLETTVEMLDDDTTFVITGDIPAMWLRDSSAQLRPFVQLAKEDEELRSIISGVVRRQVAYILLDPYANAFNKEANGNGHKDETHSHPTVWERKYEIDSLCYPIQLAYLYWKATADSSVFDSAFRDAAYEIIRVWKIEQRHAEESDYSFIRKNPYVSFDTIPAGGKGRPVNDTGMTWSGFRPSDDACTFNYLIPSNMFAVVVLGYLEEIAKVIYSDERLAELSMTLGTEIKDAIELYGVVHHPEFGKIYAYETDGFGNHLLMDDANVPSLLSASYLGYVSSDHPVYRNTRKFLLSKGNPSYYEGEYAKGIGSPHTPEGYVWPIALVMQGLTSTDDEEIKRLVHMLETTTANTGFMHEGFHVDDPSQFTRPWFAWANTLFGEWIYSLVREGHPAVTE, from the coding sequence ATGACCCAGAAGTTGAATAGAAAATTGCCAGCAGCCGTAACGGCAGCGCTTAACGAAGTTTCCGAGAAACTGACTCATCGTCCGGAACTTCGAAGGATGTTTCTCCAATGTTATCCGAATACGCTGGAGACCACGGTGGAGATGCTAGATGACGATACGACTTTCGTCATTACGGGCGATATCCCCGCGATGTGGTTGCGGGATTCCAGCGCCCAATTGAGACCCTTCGTTCAACTTGCGAAGGAAGACGAGGAGCTTCGTAGCATTATTAGCGGCGTCGTTCGAAGGCAGGTTGCTTATATCTTGCTAGACCCCTATGCCAATGCCTTTAATAAGGAAGCGAACGGCAACGGACATAAAGACGAGACTCATTCGCATCCCACCGTCTGGGAGCGCAAATACGAAATCGATTCTCTCTGTTATCCAATCCAACTAGCCTATCTCTATTGGAAGGCGACGGCTGACTCTTCGGTATTTGACAGCGCGTTCCGCGATGCCGCTTACGAGATCATCCGAGTATGGAAGATTGAACAACGTCATGCGGAAGAATCGGACTACTCCTTCATCCGCAAGAACCCTTATGTGTCGTTCGATACGATTCCTGCAGGAGGTAAAGGCCGACCGGTTAATGACACCGGGATGACGTGGTCGGGTTTTCGCCCGAGCGACGATGCCTGCACGTTTAATTATCTCATTCCTTCCAATATGTTCGCGGTCGTCGTTCTCGGTTATCTTGAGGAAATCGCCAAGGTCATTTACTCGGACGAGCGGTTAGCGGAGTTATCTATGACATTGGGAACGGAAATCAAGGATGCCATCGAGTTATACGGCGTCGTACATCATCCGGAGTTTGGGAAGATTTACGCATACGAGACGGACGGTTTCGGCAATCATCTCCTTATGGATGACGCGAACGTGCCTAGTCTGCTGTCCGCATCGTATCTCGGTTATGTCAGTTCGGATCATCCGGTTTACCGCAACACAAGGAAGTTCCTGCTTAGTAAAGGCAACCCTTCCTACTATGAAGGGGAATATGCCAAAGGAATCGGAAGTCCGCATACCCCGGAAGGTTATGTCTGGCCGATCGCGCTAGTCATGCAGGGTTTGACGTCAACGGACGATGAAGAGATTAAGCGTCTGGTCCATATGTTGGAGACGACAACGGCAAATACCGGCTTTATGCATGAAGGCTTCCATGTGGACGATCCAAGTCAATTCACGAGACCCTGGTTTGCCTGGGCGAACACGTTGTTCGGTGAATGGATTTATTCCCTTGTCAGGGAAGGCCATCCAGCTGTTACTGAATAA
- a CDS encoding slipin family protein — protein sequence MFNKVTIQEDQRGLLFHKGSYARYLLPETYTVWSVLGQTVAVVDAAKPLAVEGKALKGFLGDAALLQDVDVVDVADSELVLRYEDGKFAGVLTSGQYAFWNVMRANRFVRVDLGDPMLSDEVDAAIVPKLAGYVQGLEVQAHETGLLYYNHVLQRELGPGKYVFWRGPVKVEVRTTDLRQQQLDLLGQEMMTEDKITLRLNFVCQYRVTDALKVLQIRSMEDQLYVLLQLILREYVGTMKLDELLRVKEEIAAFVMSRLAEKQAGYGVEFVSAGVKDIILPGEIKDILNTVLYAEKKAQANLITRREETASTRSLLNTAKLMDENQTLYRLKELEFVEKICEKIGHISLTGGGNMLEQMNALFGKK from the coding sequence ATGTTTAATAAAGTGACGATTCAAGAGGACCAACGCGGTCTTTTGTTCCATAAAGGGAGTTATGCGCGCTATCTGTTGCCGGAGACGTACACGGTGTGGTCGGTTCTGGGGCAGACGGTTGCGGTGGTGGATGCGGCGAAGCCTTTGGCTGTCGAAGGGAAGGCTCTGAAGGGGTTTCTCGGGGATGCGGCGTTGTTGCAGGATGTGGACGTGGTGGATGTGGCGGACTCGGAGCTGGTGCTGCGGTATGAAGACGGGAAGTTCGCGGGCGTGTTGACCTCGGGGCAGTATGCGTTCTGGAACGTGATGCGGGCGAATCGATTCGTGCGTGTGGATCTGGGTGATCCGATGTTGTCCGATGAGGTGGATGCGGCGATTGTGCCGAAGTTGGCCGGGTATGTGCAGGGGCTAGAGGTGCAGGCGCACGAGACGGGGCTATTGTATTACAACCATGTGTTGCAGCGGGAATTGGGGCCGGGGAAGTATGTGTTCTGGCGCGGACCGGTGAAGGTGGAGGTGAGGACGACGGATTTGCGGCAGCAGCAATTGGATCTGTTGGGGCAGGAGATGATGACGGAGGACAAAATCACGCTTCGCCTAAACTTCGTCTGCCAATACCGTGTGACGGATGCACTGAAGGTGTTGCAGATTCGCTCGATGGAGGATCAGTTGTATGTGTTGTTGCAGTTGATTTTGCGCGAGTATGTGGGGACGATGAAGTTGGATGAATTGCTGCGGGTGAAGGAGGAGATTGCGGCTTTTGTCATGTCGCGGTTGGCGGAGAAGCAGGCGGGGTATGGGGTGGAGTTCGTTTCGGCTGGGGTGAAGGATATTATACTCCCTGGGGAAATCAAGGACATCTTGAATACCGTACTCTACGCGGAGAAGAAGGCCCAAGCCAACCTCATCACCCGCCGGGAAGAAACGGCCTCGACCCGCAGCCTGCTCAACACCGCGAAGCTGATGGACGAGAACCAGACGCTGTATCGGCTCAAGGAGCTGGAGTTTGTGGAGAAGATCTGTGAGAAGATCGGGCATATCTCGCTGACGGGCGGCGGGAACATGTTGGAGCAGATGAACGCGCTGTTTGGGAAGAAATAG